The Tripterygium wilfordii isolate XIE 37 chromosome 4, ASM1340144v1, whole genome shotgun sequence genome has a window encoding:
- the LOC119996257 gene encoding heparanase-like protein 3 — MSSKMGSGVCVMGLCFWVYIFCCSFISVNANSLVGDANVEGTVFIDGNKAIGKIDDDFVCATLDWWPPEKCDYGTCSWGLASLFNLDLNNNIFLNAVKAFAPLKIRLGGSLQDKVIYGTEDDKEPCVPFVHNTSEMFGFTQGCLPMPRWDELNAFFKKAGAKIIFGLNALTGRSIHSDGSAVGPWDYRNAESLIRYTVKKNYTIHGWELGNELCGSGVGTRVAANQYALDTISLQNIVHAIYNAIEPKPLIIAPGGFFDANWFKEFLDKTGNSLDVATHHIYNLGPGVDQHLVEKILDPSYLDGEATTFSDLKNTLRSSPTSAVAWVGEAGGAYNSGHNLVTNAFVFSFWYLDQLAMSSVYDTKTYCRQSLIGGNYGLLNTTTFVPNPDYYSALLWHRLMGRNVLSTSFSGTKKIRAYVHCAKQSKGITLLLINLDNSTTVQAEVAYNSTRSLRHKHKHHHKTKLIRLPSGLAEGSMREEYHLTAKDGNLHSQTMLLNGNILTVNSSGDIPRLEPLYVNSSKPIFVRPFSIVFAVIPIVFPACG; from the exons ATGAGTTCAAAGATGGGTTCTGGGGTTTGTGTAATGGGTTTATGCTTCTGGGTTTATATATTCTGCTGCAGCTTCATTTCTGTGAATGCAAACAGTCTGGTTGGAGATGCAAATGTTGAAGGGACTGTTTTCATAGATGGGAATAAAGCCATTGGGAAGATTGATGACGATTTTGTTTGTGCTACCTTAGATTGGTGGCCTCCTGAGAAATGTGACTACGGGACTTGCAGTTGGGGCCTGGCTTCTCTGTTCAATCTG GACCTTAACAACAATATCTTTCTAAATGCTGTAAAAG CTTTTGCTCCCTTGAAGATTAGACTGGGTGGCTCTTTGCAAGATAAGGTCATATATGGCACTGAAGACGATAAGGAACCTTGTGTTCCATTTGTTCATAACACCTCAGAGATGTTTGGTTTCACTCAGGGATGCTTACCCATGCCCAGATGGGATGAACTCAATGCCTTTTTCAAGAAAGCTGG GGCCAAGATTATTTTTGGACTCAATGCTCTTACTGGACGGTCCATACACTCTGATGGTTCCGCTGTAGGACCTTGGGACTACAGAAATGCCGAATCTTTAATTCGTTATACTGTCAAAAAGAACTATACTATCCATGGTTGGGAGCTTG GGAATGAATTATGTGGAAGTGGAGTCGGGACAAGAGTTGCAGCAAATCAGTATGCACTTGACACTATTTCGCTGCAAAACATAGTACACGCTATTTACAACGCAATTGAGCCGAAGCCTCTAATCATAGCACCTGGAGGTTTCTTTGATGCAAATTGGTTCAAAGAATTCTTAGATAAAACAGGCAATTCATTAGATGTTGCCACACATCATATATACAATCTTGGGCCAG GGGTTGACCAGCACCTCGTTGAAAAGATCCTTGATCCATCCTATCTTGACGGCGAGGCTACTACTTTCAGTGACCTAAAAAATACCCTCAGGAGTTCTCCAACTTCTGCCGTCGCCTGGGTTGGTGAAGCTGGAGGAGCTTACAACAGTGGTCATAACCTTGTTACAAATGCTTTTGTGTTTAGTTTCTG GTATTTGGATCAGCTCGCGATGTCTTCTGTCTATGACACAAAAACATACTGCAGACAATCATTGATAGGTGGAAATTATGGTTTGCTCAATACTACCACTTTTGTGCCAAATCCAGACTACTACAG TGCTCTTCTTTGGCACAGATTAATGGGAAGAAATGTGTtgtcgacaagtttttccggGACTAAGAAAATACGTGCTTACGTTCATTGTGCAAAGCAATCT AAAGGAATTACATTGCTCCTAATTAACCTCGACAACAGCACGACTGTTCAGGCAGAAGTAGCCTATAACAGCACCAGATCGTTGCGACATAAACACAAGCATCATCATAAAACAAAGCTCATTAGGCTGCCTAGCGGTCTTGCAGAAGGCAGCATGAGAGAGGAATACCATTTGACAGCAAAAGATGGAAATTTACACAGTCAAACCATGCTACTAAATGGAAACATTTTAACTGTAAATTCTTCTGGAGACATACCTAGATTAGAGCCTCTATACGTAAATTCTTCGAAACCAATATTCGTTCGCCCTTTCTCTATTGTATTTGCTGTTATACCAATTGTTTTCCCTGCTTGCGGATAG